The Neomonachus schauinslandi chromosome 4, ASM220157v2, whole genome shotgun sequence genome includes a region encoding these proteins:
- the LDLRAD1 gene encoding low-density lipoprotein receptor class A domain-containing protein 1 isoform X1: MNKIFPQGDGNDSAAGAKALPGGEAGCGLLCCSRRCACLSAFLLLLLVTLAALIALVTILGLPPRTPGAQTCVTLTNRTGFLCHDRRSCIPASRVCDGVRTCAHGEDEDEAMCRDMPQSLPSFLVARCGDPSSWIYSDQKCDGANNCGDCSDELSPVTACPPCGPGWWRCPSTVFGYCGCIPRSLCRDLVQHCSDWSDEYSCPGP; the protein is encoded by the exons ATGAACAAAATCTTCCCCCAG GGAGACGGCAATGACAGTGCTGCTGGAGCCAAAGCCCTCCCTGGAGGGGAAG CTG GCTGCGGCCTGCTCTGCTGCTCGCGCCGGTGCGCCTGTCTCTCGGCCTTCTTGCTGCTCCTGCTGGTGACCCTTGCAGCCCTGATCGCCCTGGTCACCATCCTTGGACTCCCACCGCGCACACCAG GGGCCCAGACCTGTGTGACGCTGACGAACAGGACGGGCTTCCTGTGCCACGACCGGAGGAGTTGCATCCCCGCCAGCAGGGTCTGTGACGGCGTCCGCACCTGTGCCCACGGCGAGGACGAGGACGAGGCCATGTGCC GGGACATGCCCCAGAGCCTCCCCAGCTTCCTCGTCGCCCGCTGTGGAGACCCGTCTTCCTGGATCTACTCAGACCAAAAGTGTGATGGGGCCAACAACTGCGGGGACTGCTCAGATGAACTGAGCCCAG TGACCGCATGCCCGCCCTGTGGCCCGGGCTGGTGGCGCTGCCCCTCCACCGTCTTCGGGTACTGCGGCTGCATCCCCAGGAGCCTCTGCCGTGACCTCGTGCAGCACTGCTCCGACTGGTCCGATGAGTACTCCTGTCCTGGACCCTGA
- the LDLRAD1 gene encoding low-density lipoprotein receptor class A domain-containing protein 1 isoform X2 produces MNKIFPQGDGNDSAAGAKALPGGEGAQTCVTLTNRTGFLCHDRRSCIPASRVCDGVRTCAHGEDEDEAMCRDMPQSLPSFLVARCGDPSSWIYSDQKCDGANNCGDCSDELSPVTACPPCGPGWWRCPSTVFGYCGCIPRSLCRDLVQHCSDWSDEYSCPGP; encoded by the exons ATGAACAAAATCTTCCCCCAG GGAGACGGCAATGACAGTGCTGCTGGAGCCAAAGCCCTCCCTGGAGGGGAAG GGGCCCAGACCTGTGTGACGCTGACGAACAGGACGGGCTTCCTGTGCCACGACCGGAGGAGTTGCATCCCCGCCAGCAGGGTCTGTGACGGCGTCCGCACCTGTGCCCACGGCGAGGACGAGGACGAGGCCATGTGCC GGGACATGCCCCAGAGCCTCCCCAGCTTCCTCGTCGCCCGCTGTGGAGACCCGTCTTCCTGGATCTACTCAGACCAAAAGTGTGATGGGGCCAACAACTGCGGGGACTGCTCAGATGAACTGAGCCCAG TGACCGCATGCCCGCCCTGTGGCCCGGGCTGGTGGCGCTGCCCCTCCACCGTCTTCGGGTACTGCGGCTGCATCCCCAGGAGCCTCTGCCGTGACCTCGTGCAGCACTGCTCCGACTGGTCCGATGAGTACTCCTGTCCTGGACCCTGA
- the LDLRAD1 gene encoding low-density lipoprotein receptor class A domain-containing protein 1 isoform X3, whose protein sequence is MNKIFPQGDGNDSAAGAKALPGGEGDMPQSLPSFLVARCGDPSSWIYSDQKCDGANNCGDCSDELSPVTACPPCGPGWWRCPSTVFGYCGCIPRSLCRDLVQHCSDWSDEYSCPGP, encoded by the exons ATGAACAAAATCTTCCCCCAG GGAGACGGCAATGACAGTGCTGCTGGAGCCAAAGCCCTCCCTGGAGGGGAAG GGGACATGCCCCAGAGCCTCCCCAGCTTCCTCGTCGCCCGCTGTGGAGACCCGTCTTCCTGGATCTACTCAGACCAAAAGTGTGATGGGGCCAACAACTGCGGGGACTGCTCAGATGAACTGAGCCCAG TGACCGCATGCCCGCCCTGTGGCCCGGGCTGGTGGCGCTGCCCCTCCACCGTCTTCGGGTACTGCGGCTGCATCCCCAGGAGCCTCTGCCGTGACCTCGTGCAGCACTGCTCCGACTGGTCCGATGAGTACTCCTGTCCTGGACCCTGA